One genomic segment of Deinococcus sp. LM3 includes these proteins:
- the mnhG gene encoding monovalent cation/H(+) antiporter subunit G, producing the protein MNDFSPLRDIPILIGSFFVLTAAIGVLRFPDLYTRLHASSKLVTLGSAGIFLGAALELTEAAAFTRLAATLLFLFLTTPLSAYLIAQAAYLRALPPHLSGPDEWNQLGRHPQPGDEPPRDDPAD; encoded by the coding sequence GTGAACGACTTCAGTCCGCTGCGCGACATTCCCATCCTGATCGGGTCGTTCTTCGTCCTGACCGCCGCCATCGGCGTGCTGCGCTTCCCCGACCTGTACACCCGCCTGCACGCCAGCAGCAAACTCGTCACGCTCGGCTCGGCCGGCATCTTCCTCGGCGCGGCGCTCGAACTGACCGAGGCGGCCGCCTTCACGCGGCTCGCCGCGACCCTGCTGTTCCTGTTCCTGACCACACCCCTAAGCGCGTACCTGATCGCGCAGGCCGCGTACCTGCGCGCCCTGCCGCCTCACCTGAGCGGCCCGGACGAATGGAATCAGCTGGGCAGGCACCCGCAACCCGGCGACGAACCCCCCCGCGACGACCCCGCCGACTGA
- a CDS encoding FAD-dependent oxidoreductase, translating into MRSREVVVVGGGLIGSLAAFTLRRAGADVLVLDADRPGAAWQAAAGLLTPDGERLRGTPLHADALEGLRRWPALAAALERSGVPVHLRPGVTRLQAGGRVQVTPGEASLHPPSVVRAARRGLEVVAAQVQALVPSGGGVRVRTDVGDWYAGRVVLAAGAWSGAFGVPVGARQGQALLLRGAPDIGARYGPPARGFSRYALSRPDGLYVGATSRDTWTTTPDAHAACWLRGAARTLVPGAGGAEVAAHLVGLRPVTPDGWPLVGPHPTLPGVLVAAGHGRHGALLAPVTAARVLALVGQGVSA; encoded by the coding sequence ATGAGGTCGCGGGAGGTGGTCGTGGTGGGCGGCGGCCTGATCGGGTCGCTGGCAGCGTTCACGCTGCGCCGGGCGGGTGCGGACGTGCTGGTGCTGGACGCGGACCGGCCGGGGGCGGCGTGGCAGGCGGCGGCGGGCCTGCTCACCCCGGACGGCGAGCGGCTGCGCGGCACGCCGCTGCACGCGGACGCGCTGGAAGGGCTGCGCCGCTGGCCTGCGCTGGCGGCGGCGCTGGAACGCTCTGGCGTGCCGGTGCACCTGCGGCCCGGCGTGACGCGCCTTCAGGCGGGCGGCAGGGTGCAGGTCACGCCGGGCGAGGCGAGCCTGCACCCGCCGTCGGTGGTGCGCGCGGCCCGGCGGGGGCTGGAGGTGGTGGCCGCGCAGGTCCAGGCCCTCGTGCCGTCGGGCGGCGGGGTGCGGGTGCGGACGGACGTGGGCGACTGGTACGCCGGGCGGGTGGTCCTGGCGGCGGGCGCGTGGAGCGGCGCGTTCGGCGTGCCGGTGGGGGCGCGGCAGGGGCAGGCGCTGCTGCTGCGCGGCGCTCCCGATATCGGCGCACGCTACGGCCCGCCCGCGCGGGGCTTCTCCCGCTACGCGCTGTCCCGCCCGGACGGCCTGTACGTCGGCGCGACCAGCCGCGACACCTGGACCACCACGCCCGACGCCCACGCGGCCTGCTGGCTGCGCGGCGCCGCCCGGACACTCGTGCCCGGCGCAGGCGGGGCGGAGGTCGCGGCGCACCTCGTGGGCCTGCGCCCGGTCACCCCGGACGGGTGGCCGCTGGTCGGGCCGCACCCGACCCTGCCGGGCGTGCTGGTCGCGGCGGGGCACGGGCGGCACGGCGCGCTGCTCGCCCCGGTCACGGCGGCGCGGGTGCTGGCGCTGGTGGGGCAGGGGGTAAGCGCATGA
- the thiC gene encoding phosphomethylpyrimidine synthase ThiC, translating into MTTLTDPAPEALTILDPELTAPFPNSEKVYLTGTLHAGVRVPARRIRQSPTLERVGDLTRTVPNPALLVPDTSGPYTDARLSVDLRAGLGHARPWLAGDARLELARERHHPALDLSGPLPFPRVPRPRRARPGAGITQLQAARRGEITPEMEFVALREALRQETDFDLTHQHPGQGFGAAIPREITPEFVRAEVARGRAVIPANINHPELEPTVIGRNFRVKINANLGTSIVTSSIEEEVGKMIWATRWGADTVMDLSTGRHIHPTREWIVRNSAVPVGTVPIYQALEKVGGVAEDLTWDVYRDTLIEQAEQGVDYMTVHAGVRLAHLPLTARRRTGIVSRGGSILAKWCLAHHRENFLYTHFADICEILAAYDITFSLGDGLRPGSIEDANDAAQFAELDTLGELTRVAWNHGVQTMIEGPGHVPMQLIRENMTRQLDVCQEAPFYTLGPLTTDIAPGYDHITSAIGAAQIAWYGTAMLCYVTPKEHLGLPDRQDVRDGVIAYRIAAHAADLAKGHPGAQARDNALSKARFEFRWEDQFNLSLDPLKARALHDETLPADAAKTAHFCSMCGPHFCSMKLSHDLRAPDVLAGLEEKAREFRALGGEVYVPRQEQAPEGEA; encoded by the coding sequence ATGACCACCCTGACCGACCCTGCCCCCGAAGCCCTGACGATCCTCGACCCGGAACTGACCGCGCCGTTCCCGAACAGCGAGAAGGTGTACCTGACCGGCACGCTGCATGCGGGCGTGCGGGTGCCGGCGCGGCGCATCCGGCAGTCACCGACCCTGGAACGCGTGGGCGACCTGACCCGCACGGTGCCGAACCCGGCCCTGCTCGTGCCGGATACGAGCGGGCCGTACACGGACGCCCGCCTGAGCGTGGACCTGCGCGCCGGGCTGGGGCACGCGCGGCCCTGGCTGGCCGGGGACGCCCGCCTGGAACTGGCGCGGGAGCGGCATCACCCGGCGCTGGACCTCAGCGGGCCGCTGCCGTTTCCGCGCGTACCCCGCCCGCGCCGCGCCCGCCCCGGCGCGGGCATCACGCAGCTTCAGGCGGCGCGGCGCGGCGAGATCACCCCCGAGATGGAGTTCGTCGCCCTGCGCGAGGCGCTGCGGCAGGAGACGGACTTCGACCTGACCCACCAGCATCCCGGTCAGGGGTTCGGGGCGGCCATTCCGCGCGAGATCACGCCGGAATTCGTGCGCGCCGAGGTCGCGCGGGGCCGCGCGGTGATCCCCGCGAACATCAACCACCCGGAACTGGAACCCACCGTGATCGGGCGGAACTTCCGGGTGAAGATCAACGCGAACCTCGGCACCAGCATCGTGACCAGCTCCATCGAGGAGGAGGTCGGGAAGATGATCTGGGCGACCCGCTGGGGCGCGGACACGGTCATGGACCTCTCGACGGGTCGGCACATCCACCCGACCCGCGAGTGGATCGTCCGGAACAGCGCCGTGCCGGTTGGGACCGTGCCCATCTATCAGGCGCTGGAGAAGGTGGGTGGCGTCGCCGAGGACCTGACCTGGGACGTGTACCGCGACACGCTGATCGAGCAGGCCGAGCAGGGCGTGGACTACATGACCGTCCACGCGGGTGTGCGCCTGGCGCACCTGCCGCTGACCGCGCGGCGGCGCACCGGAATCGTGTCGCGCGGGGGGAGCATCCTCGCCAAGTGGTGCCTCGCGCATCACCGCGAGAACTTCCTCTATACCCACTTCGCGGACATCTGCGAGATCCTCGCCGCGTACGACATCACCTTCAGCCTCGGGGACGGCCTGCGCCCCGGCAGCATCGAGGACGCGAACGACGCCGCGCAGTTCGCGGAACTGGACACCCTGGGCGAACTCACCCGCGTCGCGTGGAACCACGGCGTGCAGACCATGATCGAAGGCCCCGGCCACGTCCCCATGCAGCTGATCCGCGAGAACATGACCCGGCAGCTGGACGTGTGCCAGGAAGCGCCGTTCTACACGCTGGGGCCGCTGACGACCGACATCGCGCCCGGCTACGACCACATCACGTCCGCCATTGGCGCGGCGCAGATCGCGTGGTACGGCACCGCCATGCTGTGTTACGTCACGCCGAAGGAGCACCTGGGCCTCCCGGACCGGCAGGACGTGCGTGACGGCGTGATCGCGTACCGCATCGCCGCGCACGCCGCCGACCTCGCCAAGGGCCACCCCGGCGCGCAGGCCCGCGACAACGCCCTGAGTAAGGCGCGGTTCGAGTTCCGCTGGGAGGACCAGTTCAACCTGTCCCTGGACCCGCTGAAGGCCCGCGCGCTGCACGACGAGACGCTGCCCGCCGACGCGGCGAAGACCGCGCACTTCTGCTCCATGTGCGGCCCGCACTTCTGCTCCATGAAACTCAGCCACGACCTGCGCGCCCCCGACGTGCTGGCCGGACTGGAGGAGAAAGCCCGCGAGTTCCGCGCGCTGGGCGGCGAGGTGTACGTGCCCCGCCAGGAACAGGCACCGGAGGGAGAGGCGTGA
- the thiE gene encoding thiamine phosphate synthase — protein MKLGRLYLVATPRAGQPEPEFLARLEAALDGGVDTLQLRCKDWEAGAYIALGERVAALARARGVPLFINDRVDVAAACGADGVHLGQGDLPPAWARRLVPGLPLGLSTHAPAQAHAALADAPAYIAAGPVHATPTKPGRAPAGLAYVRAVAALNPPLPWYAIGGIDASTIHEVLAAGATRVAVVRAVLDAPDPAQAASDLLGTLRGAPA, from the coding sequence GTGAAGCTCGGCCGCCTGTACCTGGTGGCCACGCCCCGCGCCGGGCAACCGGAACCCGAATTCCTGGCGCGCCTTGAGGCTGCGCTGGACGGCGGCGTGGACACCCTGCAACTGCGCTGCAAGGACTGGGAGGCGGGGGCCTACATCGCGCTGGGTGAGCGGGTGGCGGCGCTGGCCCGCGCGCGCGGCGTGCCCCTGTTCATCAACGACCGCGTGGACGTCGCCGCCGCGTGCGGGGCGGACGGCGTGCACCTGGGGCAGGGGGACCTGCCGCCCGCCTGGGCGCGCAGGCTCGTACCGGGGCTGCCCCTGGGCCTGAGCACGCACGCGCCCGCGCAGGCGCACGCCGCGCTGGCCGACGCCCCCGCTTACATCGCCGCCGGGCCGGTGCACGCCACGCCCACCAAACCGGGCCGCGCGCCCGCCGGACTGGCCTACGTGCGCGCGGTGGCCGCACTGAATCCGCCGCTGCCCTGGTACGCCATCGGCGGGATCGACGCCAGCACCATCCACGAGGTGCTGGCGGCCGGGGCGACCCGCGTGGCGGTCGTGCGGGCCGTCCTCGACGCGCCCGACCCCGCGCAGGCCGCATCTGACCTGCTCGGGACGTTGCGGGGGGCGCCCGCGTGA
- a CDS encoding thiazole synthase, with product MKQNPHTPDPFTLGGKVFTSRLMTGTGKFTDFGVMREALAASGSQIVTVAIRRVELKAPGHDGLLDALDWDAVQLLPNTAGCRTADEALRVARLARVATGVNWIKLEVIPDARYLLPDPVGTLRAAEALAADGFTVLPYVQADAVLARALEDAGCAAVMPLASPIGSGRGLRSPELLRTVLDGARVPIVVDAGLGVPSDAAQALELGADAVLVNTAIAEARDPVGMAHAFALGVQAGRAAFLAGRMPEREHASPSSPLGGVVRLPDPEVPV from the coding sequence ATGAAGCAGAATCCACACACGCCCGACCCCTTCACCCTCGGCGGCAAGGTGTTCACCTCGCGCCTGATGACGGGCACGGGGAAGTTCACGGATTTCGGCGTGATGCGCGAGGCGCTCGCCGCGAGCGGGTCGCAGATCGTGACCGTCGCCATCCGCCGCGTCGAACTGAAGGCGCCGGGGCATGACGGGCTGCTGGACGCCCTCGACTGGGACGCCGTGCAGCTGCTGCCGAACACCGCCGGGTGCCGCACGGCCGACGAGGCGCTGCGCGTGGCGCGGCTGGCGCGCGTGGCGACCGGCGTGAACTGGATCAAGCTGGAGGTCATCCCGGACGCCCGTTACCTGCTGCCGGACCCGGTCGGCACACTCCGCGCCGCCGAAGCCCTGGCCGCCGACGGGTTCACGGTGCTGCCGTACGTGCAGGCGGACGCGGTGCTGGCCCGCGCGCTGGAGGACGCGGGCTGCGCCGCCGTGATGCCCCTGGCGAGCCCCATCGGCTCCGGGCGCGGCCTGCGTAGCCCGGAACTGCTGCGGACCGTGCTGGACGGCGCGCGCGTCCCCATCGTCGTGGACGCGGGCCTGGGCGTCCCGAGCGACGCGGCGCAGGCGCTGGAACTCGGCGCGGACGCCGTGCTGGTCAACACCGCGATTGCCGAGGCGCGCGATCCGGTCGGCATGGCCCACGCCTTCGCGCTGGGCGTGCAGGCGGGCCGCGCGGCGTTCCTTGCGGGGCGCATGCCCGAGCGCGAGCATGCCAGCCCCAGCAGCCCGCTGGGCGGGGTGGTGCGCCTGCCCGACCCGGAAGTGCCGGTATGA
- a CDS encoding monovalent cation/H+ antiporter complex subunit F, which yields MILNLALVIVTLSTLLVAARVLRGPSWGDRIMAFDFLSVNLIVLIVLIAVKTRLLVVLDAALVLSLLGFLTTVALTRYLLTGRVMR from the coding sequence GTGATCCTGAACCTGGCCCTCGTCATCGTGACGCTCTCCACCCTGCTCGTCGCGGCGCGCGTCCTGCGCGGCCCCAGCTGGGGCGACCGCATCATGGCCTTCGACTTCCTGAGCGTGAACCTGATCGTCCTGATCGTCCTGATCGCCGTGAAGACCCGCCTGCTGGTCGTGCTAGACGCCGCGCTGGTCCTGAGCCTGCTGGGCTTCCTGACCACCGTTGCCCTGACCCGCTACCTGCTGACCGGCCGGGTGATGCGGTGA
- the thiS gene encoding sulfur carrier protein ThiS: MTRPTTLTVNGETRPLTPGLTLPALLRDLNVNPARVAVAVNDDFYPGARAPERTLEAGDVIEIVRIIGGG; this comes from the coding sequence GTGACCCGCCCCACCACCCTGACCGTGAACGGCGAGACCCGGCCCCTCACGCCCGGCCTGACCCTGCCCGCCCTGCTGCGCGACCTGAACGTGAACCCGGCGCGCGTGGCGGTCGCCGTGAACGACGACTTCTACCCCGGCGCCCGCGCGCCGGAACGCACCCTGGAGGCCGGAGATGTCATCGAGATCGTCCGAATTATCGGGGGGGGCTGA
- the thiD gene encoding bifunctional hydroxymethylpyrimidine kinase/phosphomethylpyrimidine kinase, whose amino-acid sequence MTVPVALTVAGSDSGGGAGIQADLKTFEAHGVYGASVLTLITAQNTRGVQAAHALPPELVAAQLRSVLDDFPVAAVKTGALGNAGLIRAVADALRGRELPLVVDPVMLAKSGDALLDSGALHALLHELLPLATLVTPNVPEWEALRAAGAADTLPLLLKGGHAPGETVTDRLSAHGHRLTLCAPRQRTRHTHGTGCTLSAAITANLARGLALPDAVRAAHTYLQAAIRAAPGLGDGHGPLGHHAAGLAGRSPCVAPGPVTTVSSSGPGQN is encoded by the coding sequence ATGACGGTCCCGGTCGCACTGACCGTCGCCGGGTCGGATTCCGGGGGCGGGGCGGGCATCCAGGCGGACCTGAAGACCTTCGAGGCGCACGGCGTGTACGGCGCGAGCGTCCTGACCCTGATCACCGCGCAGAACACGCGGGGCGTGCAGGCCGCGCACGCCCTGCCGCCCGAACTGGTGGCGGCGCAGCTGCGCTCCGTACTGGACGATTTCCCGGTCGCGGCCGTCAAGACGGGCGCACTGGGCAACGCCGGGCTGATCCGCGCGGTGGCGGACGCCCTGCGGGGCCGGGAGCTGCCGCTGGTCGTCGATCCGGTCATGCTCGCCAAGAGCGGGGACGCCCTGCTGGACAGCGGCGCCCTGCACGCCCTGCTGCACGAACTGCTGCCCCTGGCGACACTGGTCACCCCGAATGTCCCCGAGTGGGAGGCGCTGCGGGCGGCGGGCGCGGCCGACACCCTCCCGCTGCTGCTCAAGGGCGGGCACGCGCCGGGCGAGACCGTCACGGACAGGCTGAGCGCCCACGGGCACCGCCTGACCCTCTGTGCTCCGAGGCAGCGCACCCGGCACACGCACGGCACGGGCTGCACGCTGTCGGCGGCGATCACCGCGAACCTCGCACGCGGCCTGGCCCTGCCGGACGCGGTGCGCGCGGCGCACACGTATCTTCAGGCGGCCATCCGCGCCGCGCCGGGCCTGGGCGACGGTCACGGCCCGCTGGGGCATCACGCCGCCGGACTGGCAGGGCGGTCACCGTGCGTCGCGCCTGGACCGGTCACGACGGTTTCCAGCTCCGGCCCGGGCCAGAACTGA
- a CDS encoding Na+/H+ antiporter subunit E: MRGVALNLLLAVTWALFAGQVAVRELLVGFLVGFGILALFPRALGTAGYVRRSLATLRFTGFFLKELSLANVQVALLALHPRPPLNPMIVAYPMRLEGETAQTLLAATITLMPGTVAMGFDDERRVLYAHAIGLPGAAEARDSIRRVEDALLPVLTRRATPEVHP, encoded by the coding sequence ATGAGGGGCGTGGCGCTGAACCTGCTGCTGGCCGTCACCTGGGCGCTGTTCGCCGGTCAGGTCGCCGTGCGCGAACTACTCGTCGGGTTCCTGGTGGGCTTCGGGATCCTGGCGCTGTTCCCGCGCGCGCTCGGCACGGCCGGATACGTGCGGCGCAGCCTCGCCACCCTGCGCTTCACGGGCTTCTTCCTGAAGGAACTCTCGCTCGCGAACGTACAGGTGGCGCTGCTGGCCCTGCACCCCCGCCCGCCGCTGAACCCCATGATCGTCGCGTACCCCATGCGCCTCGAGGGCGAGACGGCGCAGACGCTGCTGGCCGCCACCATCACCCTGATGCCCGGCACGGTCGCCATGGGCTTCGACGACGAACGCCGCGTGCTGTACGCGCACGCCATCGGCCTGCCCGGCGCGGCCGAGGCGCGCGACTCCATCCGGCGGGTCGAGGACGCCCTGCTGCCGGTCCTGACCCGCCGCGCCACCCCGGAGGTCCACCCGTGA